A window of the Fuscovulum sp. genome harbors these coding sequences:
- a CDS encoding gamma-glutamyl-gamma-aminobutyrate hydrolase family protein, translating into MTRAPTCAPRRPVVGIIGNMNLINQEYPVHAGGTMNSEAVAGVAGCLPLIIPSDPRFVTVDELLDLCDGFLLTGGRPNVHPSEYGEDETPAHGCFDRCRDAIVLPLIRACVERGQPFLGICRGFQEVNVAMGGTLYPEIRDLPGRMNHRMPPDGTIEEKFALRHPVRFAKGGVFHRLMGADEVMTNTLHGQGIARPGPRIVIDGEAPDGTPEAIYVKDAPGFTLSVQWHPEWNAAGDPVSRPLFTAFGDAVAGFAAARRGAPVAVARRA; encoded by the coding sequence ATGACACGCGCCCCAACATGCGCCCCCCGCCGACCGGTGGTCGGGATCATCGGCAACATGAACCTGATCAATCAGGAATACCCGGTCCATGCCGGCGGCACGATGAATTCCGAAGCTGTGGCCGGTGTCGCCGGATGCCTGCCGCTCATCATCCCTTCTGACCCGCGCTTCGTGACGGTCGATGAACTTCTGGATCTGTGCGATGGCTTTCTGCTGACCGGGGGCCGCCCCAATGTCCACCCCAGCGAATATGGCGAAGATGAAACCCCTGCCCATGGCTGCTTTGACCGCTGCCGTGATGCCATCGTGCTGCCCCTGATCCGTGCCTGCGTCGAACGTGGCCAGCCCTTCCTTGGCATCTGCCGCGGGTTTCAAGAGGTCAACGTCGCCATGGGTGGCACACTCTACCCAGAGATTCGCGATCTTCCCGGGCGGATGAACCACCGCATGCCCCCCGACGGCACGATCGAAGAGAAGTTCGCCCTGCGCCATCCCGTCCGATTTGCCAAGGGCGGCGTGTTCCATCGCCTGATGGGCGCGGATGAGGTGATGACCAACACCCTGCACGGTCAGGGCATCGCACGCCCCGGCCCGCGCATCGTGATTGATGGCGAAGCCCCCGATGGCACGCCCGAGGCGATCTATGTCAAGGACGCGCCCGGATTCACCCTTTCGGTGCAATGGCACCCGGAATGGAACGCGGCGGGTGATCCCGTCTCGCGCCCGCTGTTCACAGCCTTTGGCGATGCCGTGGCCGGTTTTGCCGCTGCCCGTCGCGGCGCCCCGGTTGCCGTGGCCCGCCGGGCCTGA
- a CDS encoding DUF305 domain-containing protein produces the protein MKYPALAASLALMLALPLTAMAQETGHDAHAGHAMSGSESAATMAYMEANAKMHAGMDIPFSGDADVDFIRGMIAHHQGAIDMARVVLEHGKDAEVKKLAEEIIAAQESEIAWMTDWLAKNGG, from the coding sequence ATGAAATACCCCGCCCTTGCCGCCAGCCTTGCCCTGATGCTGGCCCTGCCCCTAACCGCCATGGCGCAAGAGACCGGCCATGATGCCCATGCCGGACATGCCATGTCGGGCAGCGAATCCGCGGCCACGATGGCCTATATGGAGGCCAACGCGAAGATGCATGCCGGGATGGACATCCCCTTTTCCGGCGATGCCGATGTGGATTTCATCCGCGGCATGATCGCCCATCATCAGGGCGCCATCGACATGGCCCGGGTCGTGCTGGAACATGGCAAGGATGCCGAGGTGAAGAAACTCGCCGAAGAAATCATCGCCGCGCAGGAAAGCGAGATCGCCTGGATGACCGACTGGCTGGCCAAGAACGGCGGTTAA
- a CDS encoding L,D-transpeptidase gives MRLRFHSLVRVLIVGAFAGLMSACVPHGEGMSTSGAAKPGVAKEIEGAYLATKDANIDIPALPVEEIPQQFRRQSVYFETNEAPGTIIVNPSQRVLHYVTGKNQAIRYGISVGRAGFEWAGTAIVSEKKPWPTWTPPAEMIARDPKLAKWKDGQPGGPSNPLGARAIYLTTNGVDYGYRIHGTPEWRSIGRNASSGCIRMINQDVMDLYNRLKGGEKVVVLTRDGQYPTRLVLPPPAPKPKAAAAPAVVPEPVMPALPAPVPLDPELIAPLPV, from the coding sequence ATGCGCCTTCGATTTCACAGCCTTGTCCGCGTTCTGATTGTCGGCGCTTTTGCCGGGTTGATGTCTGCCTGCGTGCCGCATGGCGAAGGCATGTCCACATCGGGCGCGGCCAAGCCCGGCGTCGCGAAAGAGATCGAGGGGGCCTATCTGGCCACCAAAGATGCCAATATCGACATCCCTGCCCTGCCGGTTGAAGAAATCCCGCAGCAATTCCGCCGCCAGTCTGTCTATTTCGAGACAAACGAAGCGCCGGGGACGATCATCGTCAACCCGTCGCAGCGCGTGTTGCACTATGTGACGGGCAAGAACCAGGCGATCCGCTATGGCATCTCTGTGGGCCGCGCCGGGTTTGAATGGGCGGGCACCGCGATTGTCAGCGAAAAGAAGCCCTGGCCGACCTGGACCCCGCCCGCCGAAATGATCGCCCGCGATCCGAAGCTGGCGAAGTGGAAGGACGGGCAGCCGGGCGGACCGTCGAACCCGCTGGGCGCGCGCGCGATCTATCTGACGACGAATGGTGTGGATTACGGCTATCGTATCCACGGCACGCCGGAATGGCGGTCGATCGGGCGGAATGCCTCATCTGGGTGTATCCGCATGATCAATCAGGATGTGATGGATCTGTATAACCGCCTGAAGGGCGGCGAAAAGGTCGTCGTGCTGACGCGGGACGGGCAATACCCCACCCGTCTGGTCCTGCCGCCGCCCGCGCCGAAGCCCAAGGCCGCTGCCGCGCCTGCGGTGGTGCCAGAGCCGGTGATGCCGGCCCTGCCGGCCCCGGTTCCGCTGGACCCCGAGTTGATTGCGCCTTTGCCAGTCTGA
- the kynA gene encoding tryptophan 2,3-dioxygenase: protein MTTCPFNPSDDGAQMSFDGRMSYGDYLQIDKILNAQNCLTEAHDEMLFIIQHQTSELWMRLALHELDAARRMISADRAREAFKMLARVSRIFEQLNSAWDVLRTMTPSDYSTFRDDLGQSSGFQSWQYRLIEYAVGNRNGAMLRPHAHRPDLMAKLQAELARPSLYDAALAHVARLGLPVPEAVLTRDIAAPWVADDGVRAMWEMVYRDPEQHWQAYELAEKLVDFEDYFRRWRFNHVTTVERVIGFKRGTGGTSGVAYLRRMLEVQLFPELWQVRTTL from the coding sequence ATGACCACCTGCCCTTTCAACCCATCCGACGACGGCGCGCAAATGTCCTTTGACGGGCGCATGTCCTATGGCGACTACCTTCAGATCGACAAGATCCTGAACGCACAGAATTGCCTGACAGAGGCGCATGACGAGATGCTGTTCATCATCCAGCACCAGACATCCGAGTTGTGGATGCGGCTGGCGCTGCATGAGTTGGACGCCGCGCGGCGGATGATCAGCGCCGACCGGGCGCGGGAGGCCTTCAAGATGCTGGCGCGGGTGTCGCGCATCTTTGAACAGCTCAATTCCGCGTGGGATGTGCTGCGCACCATGACGCCGTCGGACTATTCCACGTTCCGTGATGATCTTGGGCAATCATCGGGGTTTCAAAGCTGGCAATACCGGCTGATCGAATATGCGGTGGGCAATCGCAATGGGGCCATGCTGCGGCCCCATGCGCACCGGCCCGATCTGATGGCGAAGTTGCAGGCCGAACTGGCGCGGCCGTCGCTCTATGATGCCGCGCTGGCCCATGTGGCGCGGCTGGGGCTGCCAGTGCCGGAGGCGGTGCTGACGCGCGACATTGCCGCGCCGTGGGTGGCCGATGATGGCGTGCGGGCGATGTGGGAAATGGTCTATCGCGACCCGGAGCAGCATTGGCAGGCCTATGAGCTTGCCGAAAAGCTGGTGGATTTCGAGGATTACTTCCGCCGTTGGCGATTCAACCATGTGACCACGGTGGAACGGGTGATCGGGTTCAAGCGCGGCACCGGGGGCACATCAGGTGTGGCCTATCTGCGACGCATGCTGGAGGTTCAGCTGTTCCCCGAGCTTTGGCAGGTGCGGACGACGCTTTGA
- a CDS encoding MATE family efflux transporter — protein sequence MSNSNRWQVLRRDRISAIWHQVPALVGLALPIVIGLAASTLIGVTDSLMLAPLGAVPLAAVGLTGAVAVLFYAAIYGLLSALSVRIGAAHGAGAGRDIPVILRSGLALGAVVGVCAAVIMVAIWPLLPMLGQPAEVLEAMPAYWGFMAAFMVPFSILTAFKSAFEAVEKPWLGTAFAFLAVLINVPLNYALIWGIGPLPMLGLTGAGLASFLAESLALVAAFMWWRYAPSMRRLRLRRKVALADMQATAREGAPLGMMYVVETAAVGVATLMIGAFGTVALAGNQVAQSVGGLLYMLPLGVAGAVAIRVAQERGAGNVTALRPIAYAALSVAMIWLVGAALVLATQGTAIARLITDDPEVVTVAAAIFLAFAPMQISDGVQSAMLGALRGLSDTMWPAAVSAIAYWAVSLPLGYVFAHHLGLGPAGIWAGFIVALAGAGAALTWRFQRKTHLLAQTPSD from the coding sequence ATGTCAAATTCGAACAGGTGGCAAGTGCTGCGGCGGGACAGGATCAGCGCGATCTGGCATCAGGTGCCGGCCCTGGTGGGGCTGGCGCTGCCCATCGTCATCGGGCTGGCCGCATCAACGCTGATCGGGGTGACGGATTCGCTGATGCTGGCACCGCTGGGCGCAGTGCCGCTGGCGGCGGTCGGGCTGACGGGGGCAGTGGCGGTGCTGTTCTATGCCGCGATCTATGGCCTTCTGTCGGCCCTTTCGGTGCGCATCGGCGCCGCCCACGGGGCGGGCGCGGGGCGCGATATCCCGGTGATCCTGCGGTCGGGTCTCGCGCTAGGCGCGGTGGTTGGGGTCTGTGCTGCCGTGATCATGGTGGCGATCTGGCCGCTTCTTCCCATGCTGGGCCAACCCGCCGAGGTGCTAGAGGCCATGCCCGCCTATTGGGGTTTCATGGCGGCCTTCATGGTTCCCTTCTCGATCCTGACCGCCTTCAAATCCGCATTCGAGGCAGTGGAAAAACCCTGGCTCGGCACCGCCTTTGCCTTTCTGGCGGTGCTCATCAACGTGCCGCTGAACTATGCGCTGATCTGGGGCATCGGCCCCTTGCCGATGTTGGGGCTGACCGGGGCAGGGCTGGCCTCGTTCCTGGCCGAATCCCTCGCACTGGTCGCGGCCTTTATGTGGTGGCGCTATGCGCCGTCTATGCGGCGGCTGCGGTTGCGCCGCAAGGTGGCGCTGGCCGATATGCAGGCCACCGCCCGCGAAGGTGCGCCGCTTGGCATGATGTATGTGGTGGAAACCGCCGCGGTGGGGGTGGCCACGCTGATGATCGGGGCCTTCGGCACGGTCGCGCTGGCGGGCAATCAGGTGGCGCAATCCGTGGGCGGCCTGCTCTACATGCTGCCTTTGGGCGTTGCGGGGGCAGTGGCGATCCGTGTCGCGCAGGAACGTGGCGCGGGCAATGTCACCGCCCTGCGCCCCATCGCCTATGCCGCGCTGTCGGTGGCGATGATCTGGCTGGTGGGCGCGGCGCTGGTGCTGGCCACGCAAGGCACGGCCATCGCGCGGCTCATCACCGATGATCCTGAGGTGGTCACCGTCGCGGCGGCAATCTTCCTCGCCTTCGCGCCGATGCAAATCTCTGACGGGGTGCAATCGGCGATGCTGGGCGCACTGCGCGGCCTGTCCGATACGATGTGGCCCGCCGCCGTGTCAGCCATCGCCTATTGGGCGGTGTCGCTGCCGCTGGGCTATGTCTTTGCGCATCATCTGGGCCTTGGCCCGGCGGGCATCTGGGCGGGGTTCATTGTGGCGCTGGCGGGGGCAGGTGCGGCACTGACATGGCGCTTCCAGCGCAAAACGCACTTGTTGGCGCAAACACCATCAGACTAG
- a CDS encoding ABC transporter ATP-binding protein gives MAAAFVVMSIEGSTLGLLSWMIKPLFDSVFAAGGEASLIWVGVAILSLFLLRAVTTVVSRSLLTIISIRIASAMQVDMLRHILKQDGGFFQRNPPGALMDRVQGDTGAVQGIWQTVIVAAGRDMVALIGLFAVALSIDWRWTLAALVGAPLLIVPSVILQRYLRRKSAQMRDAAAARSTRLDEIFHGVNAIKLNRQEAYQTGRFMQIVRLLNRTYTKAVVAAQTMPAMIDIVTGVGFFAVLMLGGREVASGERTVGEFMSFFTAMTLTFQPIRRLGELAGTWQIAAASLERIFRLLDTDTSEDRPVVGASLPEGVPGIELSDVQFAYPGVPVLNGLSFSAEAGKMTAIVGPSGAGKSTVFHLLTGLAEPDAGVIRIGGQDVRGFTLPDQRALFATVSQDTALFDESLRENIVMGRDGVSADHLSDVVRAAHLSDVVAAMPGGLDSPAGPRGSALSGGQRQRVAIARALIADAPVLLLDEATSALDAQSEAAVAAALATLAKGRTTLVIAHRLSTVREADKIVVMDRGRVVEQGRHEELIARGGLYAGLHALQFKD, from the coding sequence ATGGCGGCGGCCTTTGTCGTGATGTCCATCGAGGGCAGCACGCTGGGCTTGCTTTCGTGGATGATAAAGCCGCTGTTCGATTCCGTCTTTGCCGCCGGGGGCGAGGCGTCGCTGATCTGGGTCGGCGTGGCGATCCTGAGCCTGTTCCTGTTGCGGGCGGTGACTACGGTCGTGTCGCGGTCGCTGCTGACGATCATCTCGATCCGCATCGCATCGGCTATGCAGGTGGATATGCTGCGCCATATCCTGAAACAGGATGGCGGCTTCTTTCAGCGCAACCCGCCCGGAGCCTTGATGGACCGGGTGCAGGGCGATACCGGCGCGGTTCAGGGCATCTGGCAGACGGTGATCGTGGCGGCGGGGCGCGATATGGTGGCGCTGATCGGGTTGTTCGCAGTGGCGCTGTCAATCGACTGGCGCTGGACGCTGGCCGCGCTGGTGGGGGCGCCGCTGCTGATCGTGCCATCGGTGATCTTGCAGCGCTATCTGCGGCGGAAGTCGGCGCAGATGCGCGATGCGGCGGCGGCGCGATCCACCCGGCTGGACGAAATCTTTCACGGCGTGAACGCGATCAAGCTGAACCGGCAAGAGGCCTATCAGACCGGCCGTTTCATGCAGATCGTGCGGCTGCTGAACCGCACCTATACCAAGGCCGTGGTCGCGGCGCAGACCATGCCCGCGATGATCGACATCGTCACCGGGGTGGGCTTTTTCGCCGTGCTGATGCTGGGCGGGCGTGAGGTGGCGTCGGGCGAGCGGACGGTGGGGGAGTTCATGTCGTTCTTCACCGCCATGACGCTGACCTTTCAGCCGATCCGCCGTCTGGGTGAATTGGCAGGGACTTGGCAGATCGCGGCGGCGAGCCTTGAGCGGATTTTCCGCCTGCTGGACACCGACACCTCCGAGGATCGGCCTGTCGTGGGTGCGTCACTGCCCGAGGGCGTGCCGGGGATCGAGTTGTCGGATGTGCAATTCGCCTATCCAGGTGTGCCGGTTCTGAACGGGCTGAGCTTTTCCGCCGAGGCGGGCAAGATGACCGCCATCGTTGGCCCGTCGGGCGCGGGGAAAAGCACGGTGTTCCATCTGCTGACAGGGCTGGCGGAACCCGATGCCGGGGTTATCCGCATCGGCGGGCAGGATGTGCGGGGCTTTACCCTGCCCGATCAGCGCGCGCTGTTTGCCACCGTATCGCAGGATACGGCGCTGTTTGACGAGTCCCTGCGCGAAAACATCGTGATGGGCCGCGACGGTGTGTCGGCGGATCACCTGTCCGATGTGGTGCGGGCGGCGCATTTGTCGGATGTGGTGGCAGCGATGCCGGGCGGGTTGGATAGCCCCGCCGGACCGCGCGGATCGGCCTTGTCGGGCGGCCAGCGGCAGCGCGTGGCGATTGCGCGCGCGCTGATCGCCGATGCGCCGGTGCTGCTGCTGGATGAGGCGACATCGGCGCTGGATGCCCAATCCGAGGCGGCGGTGGCGGCGGCTTTGGCGACGCTGGCCAAGGGGCGTACGACACTGGTCATCGCGCATCGCCTGTCGACCGTGCGCGAGGCGGACAAGATCGTGGTCATGGACCGGGGTCGCGTGGTGGAACAGGGCCGGCATGAGGAATTGATCGCGCGCGGCGGGCTCTATGCGGGGCTGCACGCGTTGCAGTTCAAGGATTGA
- a CDS encoding aminotransferase class V-fold PLP-dependent enzyme, translated as MTLANGRPYLAIPGPSVMPDRVLSAMHRAAPNIYDGALPAMVETLWPDLRRVAGTTQNVALYIANGHGVWEAANMNLFSRGDRALVLATGRFGLSWAESVRALGVEVEVLDFGRSTPVDFARVDAALRADKAHTYKAVLTTHVDTASTIRTDVPALRAVMDAVGHPALLAVDCIASLGCDEFHMDAWGVDVMVAASQKGLMVPPGVGFVWFSEKARERCRPSDLRTPYWDWTPRADGTEFWQYWNGTAPTHHLFGLRESLTMLLDEEGLPAVWARHEVLAQAVWAAFDCWSAGNPDIALNVADPAHRGRSVTAARFGAPHATRLRDWTEHKAGVTLGIGLGMAPPGDPAYHGFLRVAHMGHVNAHMTLGALAVMEAGMVALSIPFGAGGLAAAAAVVGKGAA; from the coding sequence ATGACGCTTGCCAATGGCCGCCCTTACCTTGCCATCCCCGGCCCGTCGGTCATGCCCGACAGGGTCCTGTCGGCCATGCACCGGGCCGCGCCGAACATCTATGACGGCGCGCTTCCGGCAATGGTGGAAACGCTCTGGCCCGATCTGCGCCGGGTGGCGGGCACGACGCAGAATGTGGCGCTTTACATCGCCAACGGGCATGGCGTCTGGGAAGCGGCCAACATGAACCTGTTTTCACGCGGGGACCGCGCGCTGGTTCTGGCTACTGGGCGTTTCGGCCTGTCCTGGGCCGAAAGCGTGCGCGCTTTGGGGGTTGAGGTAGAGGTGCTGGATTTTGGCCGCTCCACTCCCGTCGATTTCGCGCGGGTCGATGCGGCGCTGCGCGCCGACAAGGCCCATACCTACAAAGCCGTGCTGACCACCCATGTCGATACGGCCAGCACGATCCGCACCGATGTGCCCGCCCTGCGCGCGGTGATGGATGCCGTGGGTCATCCCGCGCTTCTGGCGGTGGATTGCATCGCCTCGCTCGGGTGTGACGAATTTCACATGGATGCCTGGGGCGTCGATGTGATGGTGGCCGCCAGCCAGAAGGGGCTGATGGTGCCGCCCGGCGTGGGCTTTGTCTGGTTCTCGGAAAAAGCGCGCGAACGGTGCCGCCCCTCGGACCTGCGCACCCCGTACTGGGATTGGACGCCGCGCGCGGATGGCACCGAATTCTGGCAATACTGGAACGGCACCGCGCCCACCCACCACCTGTTCGGCCTGCGCGAAAGCCTGACCATGCTGCTGGATGAGGAGGGTCTGCCCGCCGTCTGGGCCCGGCATGAGGTGCTGGCACAGGCCGTCTGGGCAGCTTTCGACTGCTGGTCAGCCGGCAACCCCGACATCGCGCTGAATGTCGCCGATCCCGCCCATCGCGGCAGGTCGGTGACGGCAGCGCGCTTTGGCGCGCCTCATGCGACCCGCTTGCGCGATTGGACCGAACACAAGGCAGGGGTCACGCTGGGCATCGGCCTTGGCATGGCCCCGCCCGGTGATCCGGCCTATCACGGTTTTCTGCGCGTGGCGCATATGGGGCATGTGAATGCCCATATGACGCTGGGCGCGCTGGCGGTGATGGAGGCGGGGATGGTCGCGCTGTCCATACCCTTTGGCGCGGGCGGCCTTGCCGCCGCCGCCGCTGTGGTGGGCAAAGGCGCGGCTTAA
- a CDS encoding folate-binding protein: MTGKMATGEAALDRRVMAVTGADALPFLQGLVSNDVLPLGKGPGIVWAALLTPQGKYLADFFLVRRGDALLLDLPEVLADATLRRLGMYRLRADVQWAHAALHVQRGLGELPADALADPRHPALGWRAYRAEPGLTPVIDWDAIRVAHVIPETARELVVDDSYILESGFERLHGVDFRKGCYVGQEVTARMKHKTELRKGLVRVQVTGSAGFGDEITAGGKPAGTLFTRSGDHAIAYLRLDRATGPMQAGDAVVTLDADQPG; the protein is encoded by the coding sequence ATGACAGGCAAGATGGCGACAGGCGAGGCGGCATTAGATCGGCGGGTGATGGCGGTGACCGGCGCGGATGCGCTGCCGTTCTTGCAGGGGCTGGTGTCGAATGATGTGCTGCCGCTTGGCAAGGGGCCGGGGATTGTCTGGGCCGCACTGCTGACGCCGCAGGGCAAGTATCTGGCGGATTTCTTTCTGGTGCGCAGGGGCGATGCTTTGCTGCTAGACCTGCCCGAGGTGCTGGCAGATGCCACCTTGCGGCGGCTGGGCATGTATCGCCTGCGCGCCGATGTGCAATGGGCCCACGCCGCCCTGCATGTGCAGCGCGGGCTGGGCGAGCTACCTGCGGATGCTCTGGCCGATCCGCGCCATCCGGCGCTGGGATGGCGGGCCTATCGGGCCGAGCCGGGGCTGACACCAGTGATCGACTGGGATGCGATCCGTGTGGCGCATGTGATCCCCGAGACGGCGCGGGAACTGGTGGTCGATGACAGCTATATCCTTGAATCGGGGTTCGAGCGCTTGCATGGCGTGGATTTCCGCAAGGGTTGCTATGTCGGGCAAGAGGTCACCGCGCGGATGAAGCACAAGACAGAGCTTCGCAAGGGGCTGGTCCGGGTGCAGGTGACAGGCAGCGCGGGCTTTGGGGATGAGATCACGGCGGGCGGCAAGCCTGCGGGGACGCTGTTCACCCGATCAGGGGACCACGCGATTGCCTATCTGCGGCTGGACCGGGCGACGGGGCCGATGCAGGCGGGTGACGCGGTGGTGACGCTGGACGCGGATCAGCCGGGTTAA
- a CDS encoding glycosyltransferase family A protein, with the protein MPDIDVSLTTISPRIARLAPVIRSILAQDMPPARVLIHLSRTPYLLDQGITDLPADLAALVDGTRVQVVWVENTGPYRKILPWAAQHAGTDRWVITADDDTLYPPDWLARLVSARQATGAVTAWSGHAIVLKGARVAGYGRWFGAPLPDGPALHLLPIGKDGVLYSGRDFPPDLLDIATAQTIAPTADDLWLRWHMARAGVLAQVVGQGEALPEVAKGGPSLWRAFNREGGNGAVVAALEAHFAETYGWTMAKA; encoded by the coding sequence GTGCCGGATATCGACGTCAGCCTGACCACGATCAGCCCCCGCATCGCCCGCCTGGCCCCCGTGATCCGGTCAATCCTCGCGCAGGACATGCCGCCCGCGCGGGTGCTGATCCACCTGTCGCGCACGCCTTATCTGCTGGATCAGGGCATCACCGACCTGCCCGCCGATCTGGCCGCACTGGTCGATGGCACGCGCGTGCAGGTGGTCTGGGTTGAAAACACCGGCCCCTATCGCAAGATCCTGCCTTGGGCGGCGCAACATGCGGGCACCGATCGCTGGGTCATCACGGCGGATGACGACACGCTCTATCCCCCCGATTGGCTGGCGCGGCTCGTATCGGCGCGGCAAGCCACAGGCGCCGTCACGGCCTGGAGCGGGCACGCAATCGTTCTGAAAGGCGCGCGTGTGGCGGGCTATGGCCGCTGGTTCGGCGCGCCCCTGCCGGACGGCCCCGCGCTGCATCTGCTGCCCATCGGCAAGGATGGGGTGCTCTATTCCGGGCGCGATTTTCCGCCCGATCTGCTGGATATCGCCACCGCACAAACCATCGCCCCCACGGCAGATGACCTCTGGCTGCGCTGGCACATGGCCCGGGCGGGCGTTCTGGCGCAGGTGGTGGGGCAGGGGGAGGCCCTGCCCGAAGTGGCCAAGGGCGGCCCCAGCCTTTGGCGGGCCTTCAACCGCGAAGGCGGCAATGGTGCCGTCGTCGCCGCGCTTGAGGCGCATTTCGCCGAAACCTACGGCTGGACGATGGCCAAGGCCTGA
- a CDS encoding D-lyxose/D-mannose family sugar isomerase, translating into MKRSRINDIMAAADDMIRHYGFVLPPFAYWSPDQFKARKADAQAIITARMGWDITDYGQGAFDELGLFLFTLRNGKLADLQRGGGMCYAEKLLISRKDQHSPCHTHVIKAEDIINRGGAKLAVRLNGSNPDGSFSETQGGVVYCDGVPRPFTGGEVILLSPGESVTLLPGDWHAFWGEGGDVLIGEVSTVNDDVTDNVFVSQKIGRFSQIEEDVAPTHLLVADYDRWLA; encoded by the coding sequence ATGAAACGGTCGCGCATCAACGACATCATGGCAGCAGCGGATGACATGATCCGCCATTACGGCTTTGTCCTGCCACCCTTCGCCTATTGGAGCCCGGACCAGTTCAAGGCGCGCAAGGCCGACGCGCAGGCGATCATCACTGCGCGCATGGGCTGGGACATCACCGATTACGGGCAGGGCGCGTTTGATGAACTGGGCCTGTTCCTGTTCACCCTGCGCAACGGCAAACTGGCCGATCTGCAACGCGGCGGCGGCATGTGCTATGCCGAAAAGCTGTTGATCTCGCGCAAGGATCAGCATTCGCCCTGCCACACCCATGTGATCAAGGCCGAAGACATCATCAACCGGGGCGGCGCAAAACTGGCCGTACGGCTGAACGGATCAAACCCCGATGGCAGCTTTTCCGAAACCCAGGGCGGGGTGGTCTATTGTGATGGCGTCCCGCGCCCCTTCACGGGCGGCGAGGTGATCCTGCTGTCACCGGGGGAAAGCGTCACGCTCCTGCCGGGCGACTGGCACGCCTTCTGGGGCGAAGGCGGCGATGTGCTGATCGGCGAAGTGTCGACCGTGAATGACGACGTCACCGACAATGTCTTTGTGTCGCAAAAGATCGGCCGCTTCTCGCAGATTGAAGAAGACGTCGCTCCCACCCATCTGCTGGTCGCGGATTACGACCGCTGGCTCGCCTGA
- a CDS encoding TetR/AcrR family transcriptional regulator — MEILNSDTGRMSTGSQTVSPQPRPIPRAEAAELTAARLIATARRAFAEQGFAQVSLDALAAEAGVTRGALHHHFTNKSGLFEAVFRAVDAEIGLELDLIYDAEPDPWRALRACYHAYLDLALRPDRARILLRDAPAVMGARAMEILMASGFATIVEDLDHLISAGRISTLNPESVAHMLNGAVMAQVLWLADGDRPDPARLRAAHAVLDAVFDGLSAG; from the coding sequence GTGGAAATCCTTAACTCGGATACGGGTCGTATGTCAACCGGATCGCAGACTGTCAGTCCCCAACCGCGCCCCATCCCACGCGCCGAAGCGGCGGAGCTGACCGCCGCGCGGCTGATCGCCACCGCGCGGCGTGCCTTTGCCGAACAGGGCTTTGCGCAGGTGTCGCTGGATGCGCTGGCGGCCGAGGCGGGGGTGACGCGCGGCGCACTGCATCACCATTTCACCAACAAATCCGGGCTGTTCGAGGCTGTCTTTCGCGCGGTGGACGCGGAGATCGGGCTTGAACTGGACCTAATCTATGATGCCGAACCTGACCCGTGGCGTGCTTTGCGCGCCTGCTATCATGCCTATCTTGACCTAGCGCTGCGCCCGGATCGGGCGCGCATCCTGCTGCGCGACGCGCCGGCTGTGATGGGGGCGCGCGCGATGGAGATTCTGATGGCGTCGGGCTTTGCGACGATTGTCGAAGATCTGGATCACCTGATCTCGGCGGGCAGGATTTCGACCCTGAACCCTGAATCGGTGGCCCATATGCTGAACGGGGCGGTGATGGCGCAGGTGCTGTGGCTGGCGGATGGGGATCGCCCCGATCCGGCACGGTTGCGCGCGGCCCATGCTGTGCTGGACGCGGTGTTTGACGGGTTGAGCGCGGGTTAG